One window from the genome of Luteolibacter rhizosphaerae encodes:
- a CDS encoding right-handed parallel beta-helix repeat-containing protein, with amino-acid sequence MQPTTEITEVHRARRLLCALLPCLAWADAAMGLDYEVSSQAAFTALNAADFAPGDRILLAGGMSFSGKLVLGPEDSGTDEQGNLIAPVVITSSGSGRATINAGDQGAIVAYNCGGIEISRLSVQGSGVTAEGTSTNSGSGITVYADLPGDLKFQHIRIDEVEVSGFGDRGVVVGGYNGNTGYRDVLISGVNAHHNRHCGIETFAYPGSTQALVDVVVRNCIASDQTGDPESSGNTGSGIALGGVSGGLIERCTAHHNGALNPHDEGPVGIWAYSSTGVVIQHNVSHSNSTSNGDGGGFDLDIQTSNSVLQYNYSHHNAGAGYLAYGKTGANLNSGNIIRYNVSENDGRDPGAYSASGICVAGNVDDLAVFGNTVFFAAASGTTTIPAIKVLDTGSDPDDCIVSNNIFHTTGGARLVECDTDGSIVFAGNNYWSGGTNFVIRDDGSNYSSLSSWRSAKNQERLSGSPTGLSQNPRFQGTPGSVPSADDEPAERLKALRLRADSPLIDRGLDVKARFTLEPGPQDFFGGALRQGSGHEIGAHEWALAAPVITALSVQPDASAVTLRYRSEIGLSFRVRRSANLAGDPATTWEDLGTTALGTGEEMSFTDQPPAGGRHFYVLVRE; translated from the coding sequence ATGCAGCCGACAACCGAGATCACGGAGGTTCACCGAGCGCGCAGGCTTCTTTGCGCGCTGCTGCCGTGCCTTGCTTGGGCCGATGCGGCGATGGGGTTGGACTACGAGGTGAGTTCCCAGGCCGCGTTCACCGCGCTGAATGCGGCGGACTTCGCGCCGGGCGACCGGATCCTGCTGGCGGGGGGCATGAGCTTCTCCGGGAAGCTGGTGCTAGGGCCGGAAGACTCCGGCACGGATGAGCAGGGGAATCTGATCGCGCCGGTGGTGATCACCAGCAGCGGGAGCGGGCGGGCTACGATCAACGCGGGCGATCAAGGTGCGATCGTGGCCTACAACTGCGGCGGCATCGAGATCAGCCGCCTCAGTGTCCAGGGCTCGGGAGTGACGGCAGAGGGCACTTCCACGAATTCGGGCAGCGGGATCACCGTGTATGCGGACCTGCCGGGCGATCTGAAGTTCCAGCACATCCGTATCGATGAAGTGGAGGTAAGCGGCTTCGGCGACCGGGGAGTGGTGGTGGGTGGCTACAACGGAAACACCGGCTATCGCGATGTGCTCATCTCAGGGGTGAATGCTCACCACAACCGGCACTGCGGGATCGAGACCTTCGCTTATCCGGGTTCGACCCAAGCGCTCGTCGATGTCGTCGTAAGGAACTGCATTGCCAGCGATCAGACCGGCGATCCGGAGAGCAGCGGGAACACGGGCAGCGGCATCGCCCTCGGCGGCGTGAGCGGGGGGCTGATCGAGCGCTGCACGGCGCATCACAACGGGGCGCTGAATCCGCATGACGAAGGTCCGGTCGGGATCTGGGCCTACAGCTCGACGGGAGTGGTCATCCAGCATAATGTCTCCCATTCTAACAGCACCTCGAATGGCGACGGCGGGGGCTTCGACCTCGACATCCAGACCTCCAATTCGGTGCTGCAGTACAACTACAGCCATCACAATGCCGGTGCCGGATACCTGGCCTATGGCAAGACCGGCGCGAATCTGAACAGCGGGAACATCATCCGCTACAACGTGTCCGAAAACGACGGGCGGGATCCGGGGGCCTACTCGGCCTCGGGCATCTGCGTCGCCGGGAATGTCGATGACCTGGCAGTCTTCGGGAATACCGTCTTCTTCGCCGCGGCTTCCGGCACCACCACGATCCCCGCGATCAAGGTGCTGGATACCGGATCGGATCCGGATGACTGCATCGTCTCTAACAACATCTTCCACACCACGGGAGGTGCCCGTCTGGTGGAGTGCGATACCGATGGGAGCATCGTCTTCGCGGGGAATAACTACTGGTCCGGGGGGACGAACTTCGTGATCCGGGATGATGGCAGCAACTACAGCTCGCTGTCCTCCTGGCGGAGCGCGAAGAATCAGGAAAGGCTCAGCGGCAGCCCGACGGGATTGAGCCAGAACCCGCGCTTCCAAGGGACGCCGGGATCGGTGCCGAGTGCGGATGACGAACCCGCGGAACGCTTGAAGGCGCTGCGCTTGAGGGCGGACTCGCCCTTGATCGACCGTGGCTTGGATGTGAAGGCGCGCTTTACTCTGGAGCCGGGGCCTCAGGACTTTTTCGGCGGGGCGCTGAGGCAGGGGAGCGGGCATGAGATCGGAGCGCACGAGTGGGCGCTGGCGGCACCGGTGATCACGGCGCTATCCGTGCAGCCGGATGCTTCCGCAGTGACCCTGCGCTACCGCTCGGAGATCGGGCTGAGCTTCCGGGTGCGGCGCTCGGCCAATCTCGCGGGGGATCCGGCCACGACTTGGGAGGATCTGGGGACCACGGCGCTGGGGACCGGGGAGGAGATGAGCTTCACCGACCAGCCTCCTGCGGGCGGGCGGCATTTTTATGTGCTGGTAAGGGAGTAG
- the rsmI gene encoding 16S rRNA (cytidine(1402)-2'-O)-methyltransferase, translating into MSEDRAAGRFVLVPTPIGNMGDITLRAIEVLKEASRIACEDTRHSAPLLSRLGITGKPLVSLHDHNEVRRLPELLDAARAGETIAVVTDAGMPAVSDPGYRVVQACIEQGIPFEVLPGPSAVLTALVGSGFPVHAFRFLGFLPIKKGRRLSVMEESLEIEGTSIFFESPHRMLGTLELLAEKHPAARCCVARELTKKFETYHRGTAAELAAYFKQHAPKGEIVFLITGDEAKKRREEED; encoded by the coding sequence ATGTCTGAAGACCGCGCCGCGGGCCGATTCGTGCTGGTGCCGACCCCGATCGGTAACATGGGGGATATCACGCTCCGCGCCATCGAGGTGCTGAAAGAGGCGAGCCGCATCGCCTGCGAGGACACGCGCCACTCCGCGCCGCTGCTCTCGCGGCTGGGAATCACCGGCAAGCCGCTGGTCTCGCTGCACGACCACAACGAAGTACGACGTCTGCCGGAGTTGTTAGACGCGGCACGGGCGGGCGAGACCATCGCGGTGGTGACGGATGCGGGCATGCCGGCGGTCTCCGATCCGGGCTACCGGGTGGTGCAGGCCTGCATCGAGCAGGGCATCCCCTTCGAGGTGCTGCCCGGGCCATCGGCGGTGCTCACGGCTTTGGTCGGCTCGGGCTTCCCCGTTCATGCCTTCCGCTTTCTTGGCTTCCTGCCGATCAAGAAGGGCCGCCGTCTCTCGGTGATGGAAGAGTCGCTGGAGATCGAGGGCACGAGCATCTTCTTCGAGTCGCCCCACCGCATGCTCGGTACCTTGGAGTTGCTCGCGGAGAAGCACCCCGCAGCGCGCTGCTGCGTGGCGCGGGAGCTGACGAAGAAGTTCGAAACCTACCACCGCGGCACGGCGGCGGAATTGGCCGCGTATTTCAAGCAGCACGCCCCGAAGGGAGAAATCGTCTTCCTGATCACGGGGGATGAAGCCAAGAAACGGCGGGAGGAAGAGGACTAG